DNA from Colletotrichum higginsianum IMI 349063 chromosome 7 map unlocalized unitig_7, whole genome shotgun sequence:
TTTCGTCTCCCCTTGCAAGCGGACCATCTCTGGATGTTCTCGCTAGGGTCCATAAGCCCGTTCCCGGCACCGGCTGGGTACGGAACAAAAGTGAGGTTCCTTCGGTCCAGGTCGCATGCCCTCAACCGACGTGCGGGTGTCACGAGCCGGGTCTTGGAGAATGGGGGTTGGCGGGTTCGTCGGTCCGCAGAGCGAGGTGTAACCGAGCCGTCGCGCAAGGGCGGATGTAGTTACGGTCATACAGGTTTACTGTAAACATGACCGGGCGTTATGAGGGTGGTCCTATGAAAGAGATGACGGCTCCTCCATAAATGCATGGGAGTGGCTTCACACGTCGTTGTAAAGGATCATGCGCGGCAGCTCCCTCTCACTGACGGAGTGCGCCCACGCGGAgcctggggagggggacgtCATCAGGGACCctggcgtcgccgccactcctactgctgctgctgctacttctgctgccgtcgacgtTGTGAACGCAGTGGtggtggaagaggagggctGCGTttccggcggcggggagggggatgccgcgagggcgaggaagcGGGTCCTCTGGGGTCCTTTCGGGAAGGCTCTGGGACGGTGTTAGTCGGGGTAATATCTCGATGACACTGGTTGTATACCCAGGACGGATGGAGGAAAAAGAccacaggggggggggggggggggggggggttcatATAAAATGGATGGAGTGACTTACAGCGCGGTGCCCAGCACGCCGCGGAAAAGGTTGGCCTCCCTCGACGATCCGGGGTCCCGCACCCGCGCCCAGAGAAACTCACGCGCGCGACGGACGGCTTCGTCGATGCGGTCCTGCAGGGCCGGGAAGAAGGGGCGCAacgagaggagagagatGACAAGACCCTGCGGCCCGGAGGTGAAGCCGACGCCCCCTGAGGGGGCCGATGCGTGCGTTTCGGGGGggtcttcgtcgtcgtgatggtgctgctgttgctgatctcgcggcgagggccagtCGCCGTCGGGGAGTTGGAGGTCCAGTAGGGCGGAGAGGCGCGGGGCGAGGGAGGGCGCGAGGGGCGGAGTCGTGAGGACGAGCTGGGTTAGggtgccgaggacgccgtgcGATACGCCGTGGCGGTCcgcgggcgaggacgagggcgaggggcAGGTCCACGGGGTAGAGGGTGAGAGGAGGTAATCCGAGACGTGGACTATGGTGCGGGAGACGAGGGGGGCGGAGAAGGGGACCCAGTGCCGGATCAGGCGGAGGAGGTAGAGCGTTCCCGCGAGGCCGTGAAGGAGGCACGTTGGCAGCGGTGGCAGAGGTGAAGGCGCGTGGAGGGCCGCGGCGGgggatggtgatgatgatgacgctgcggcggccgtcggggCGCGGAGGATGTATTCCACGACCggggcgagaagggcgaggaagaaacGCACGTGGGCGAGGTCCTTTGTGACACAGGCGCGGACGGCggggccggcgaggccgtcggaTAGGAGACCTAGGGCGGCGGGGCTGGgtctgtcgtcgtcgtcgtcgccgccgccgccgggagcAAACGGGGTTATGGGCGCGGAGGGCGTCGGGATGTTGGAGATGTAGGCGCGGGCCCAGTGGATGGCCGGGTAGGAGTGGACCTGCAGGCGCGGGTGGtcggcggagacggcgaggaagaggtaGGCAAGGCCGGTGTGAGACGTCAGGGGCCCGGTGAGGGTGGAGGGCGGGTGTGTCGACTGCGGCGGGGAGAGGGCAAGGACTTTGGAGAGGTAGGTtgggagggggtgggggtcCATTCTTGGGAGGTGTGTGAGATGTAGAGGAtgagatggaggagatgaGATGGGGTGTGAGGTGAGAGGGTGGGAGGTGAGAAGGAGTGAGATGggcggagagagagagggttGGGGTGAGGTGTGAAGATGAGATGACGCATGTAGGAAGTGAGCAGGCGGTCAAGCGTGACATTGAGCTCGTGTGAGCCGTGAGCTGTGTGCTAGTCGAGGCGGGGACTGGGATGCGGGGTCGGAGGTTTAGGGGGGCTAAGGATTCCAGGGACCGGGAGGCTGGAGCGGGGGATATGGGGCGGACAGGCCGGGCGGGTGGGTCCCTGCCGGAATGCGGGGTGTGGTGCTGGTCCCTCGTGCCGGTGCGGCGTGGCTCGTGAGAAGGAATGAAGAAAGGCGATAAAGCCAGTCAATCTTGGTCCCTTTGGATCTAGATATAGTTGGTTCCGAACCACGTGCCTCAGTTTAACTAGTCTATCCTATCAATAAGTAGGGCTACTGCAGAGTGTTTCTATGAGGGGCAGGCGCTGGCAATAGTAGGCAGGTAACGCTGCAGGTACATGCCGGAGACTCAGCAGATCTTCAACCTGTACAGCCCGTCTTCGTGGAAGAGTACCGCTTAGTCTTGGTTTCAATCTTGTTTACTACGCGATTTGAATGCACATTTCGCTTGGTTTCATGACCAACGCGCCATTACGGGTGAGGACTACCGTTTCCGCGCAGAACCGCCATTCCAACAAACCAGAAAGTGGTATGGCCTTCCATCCCACACCGCCTATTTCGCCGGTATCTTTCAATGCGATTGCGGTGATGCCAAAACTATTCGGGGTGAGCCTCGCATAACGCACAAACAGGGTATCACTTCCGCACGTGGAGATTGGTTCAGCGGCTAAGTCGAGACGAAACTGCCCAAGGCATTCACGATGACCATTGATGTAATTGACCTTGATACCAATCACGCGGGAGATCGCAGCTTGTCGAATGCAGGGCTGTATTTCGGAGATGCCGTCCAACGAACAAGCCGTGCGTATCAAAGTGCCAGGACTCGTTTGAGTGGGGACTTTTCCGACGGCGGTCGGTAGCTTCAGTGTAATGGGGGCATCGTCATTGTTGTCGTAAGACCTCTCAAGAGCGAGGTGTTGTACCCCGGCTTGGCCATCGGGATGGTCCCATGAATTGAAATAGACCCTGATCTTGTCCCGCGGGACAGTCAAGATCCTGTCCGTGGTTTTGGCATGCCACCCAAAAACCGTCACCCGGCCTTTGTTTGTTGTAAACTTTGTAACGTTAGTTTCGTGGCGATGCTTGTGGGATGAGAGTAGGAATTGGCGTCTTACGCTCAGTCCAATCTCAAGCCACCGCAGGTTGAAATAGTGGCGGAGTTGACTGGCAATATGAGTGATGAACTCGCCTTCATCTAGAGGCATATACATCCAGTGAGTAGCCCAGTCCGGTGCATTTTCATAAAGGCGCGAAATGTCTTTCTCTTCTCGCTTATGGGTGACAATATCAAATATGCGATCCCCGCAACACGCTACCAAGTAGCCGATTGCGTCCGGGTGATTGCAGTCGAAGGATTTCATGCGACTTCTGGGAGGAGGAACGGAAGAAATGCCTAGAGTAACGATGGGTGCCAGATCAAGGGGAGACGCCGGTGGGGTCTCCCAAAGTAACTGCGATAAAGGATCGCTCGATAGGTTCCTAGGCAAGCCTTCTATGTGGCGAACCTTGAGTCCCTGTACGTAGGTAGTAGGTCAACTTCCATTCCAATTGCCAAGGCAGATTGCAATAAAGGGAGTATCTCCGCCATTCTTACATCGGTTTGAATCTTGACGGTAGAACGCACGTCTGCCAGCGGAACCTTGCGCCACCAAACCCTGGTACTGGTCTCTGTTCGTTGCACCAAATCTGAAGAGCGCCAGGCGCGAGGAAAACGACACGGCGGATGCCTTGATGGTCTTCAGAGACCCAGACCTCCACGCCTGCGGTTTTCGATTCCTCCTTTGTCGGAAAAAAGAGACGCGTGTCGCTGCTAGACGTACCCACCGGCGAGTTGTACAAGCTCCTAACGTAAATGTTCCCATCAACTTTCACGTAAGACGCGTAGATCGGCTCGGAAAGATCGATCTCGGATGTTGATGCCTTCGCATCAGCGGGAAATTGGCCCTGTAAAGTAACAACAGCGCATTGGCGTACAAGGTGACCTGCAACCAAATACCACAGCTCGGGGGGGATGTCGGGGAATAGCTTGCAACGTTTCAGGTTCTCGGCCATTGATATCTGAAAATATTGAGAGCGTCGTCTTTGCTCTGTTGGAGGTGCCGAGAACACATAGTCGGTTGCGGCAAGGAATGTCGAGGTTATGGGTGTCCTCAAAGCCGAAGAGTGGCACTCGAGGTGGAGACAAAATGTTTCTTCCGTGCAGCGGCCACAGATACGTTCTCTGTGATTTAGGTGGAATGCGATATCTTGATTCTCGTCTACGCACTCTTGGCGGGTCTTTTCGAACTCAAATGCGCGGGATACGTGATCGGCGGCGGGGTCTAGGGCTGTGAATTAAGAGGCGGGTTGTTAAATGGCGTTCATCGCGTGTCAGTGACGGAGGGAGGGGGCCCTACGAAAGCAAATAGCCCCACCCTGCATCGGCTCGAATTGTCAGAGGCGGCATCGTGGCTGCGGGATGCACCATCTCGCACGCGATGGCACAGACATGTCAATCTACGTTGCGGGAGAGAGGCATCGCCCGAGTGCGTTGGGAGTCGTTGGAATCCACTTATCAGAGGCATATTCTTGCATGTAAAGAGCCGCAATGCAATTTGTAGGGGTTGGGTGTAACAGCCCACAAACATATGCAATGCAAGGGTATAACGTGCTGTTCGGCTGTGTTGTGTGTAGTATGCGCCGTGAGGGAAGGTCACCAGATAAACCAAGATTAGTAAATCCTATGAAAATAGTAAAAAAGAATTTcacatacaacaccaggtactcgctggtcgtcaccgacccaactactaatccggccctcactggcttatctatgggagagcggacgggatcccgagttctccagtgggtatggtcgtatgtgcTAGATCTCGGGAGGCAAGATGCCTATGAATGCAAGACAAGGCCAGTCAGTCGGTCTACGGATGTTTCGATCACCACAATTCAGCCACCGCAAAACTGAAGTTGATGATGGGAGTCCTTGAAGACTATGGTATGCACAGTTTCGGTTCAAGTTAACTCCACTTTCTTCTGAGCATGGGTCAGACTTGTTCTAAGAGTGGACGACCCCGAAAGGACCATCCTCTTCGAGCAGCGGTTAGTTCAATAACTCAAGCCTAGTTCTGTTGCGTCTCTTTTGCCCTTGCTGCTTGTTCTAGGTGGGATGCTCTTGACGTCTGCCTCAGAGACCGTATCAGCCGCAGCGACGCTTCTACGAGTCGGCCCAACGGCCCCTCATCCCCagtcttcgccttcgcctcgGTCTCCTTGCTTTGAGCGTTAAGGTTCTTAGGGAGATGTGCGTTTATGGATAAATGCCGTGTCTAGATTTGCTAGGCCTGGAGTCTACGCGGAACCCGCCAAGCTCTCCGCTGTTTTCAGCTCATCGTAGGCTTCTCTGTCTTTCTGGTCCTAAGCACTATTTTGCTTTCCCCACTCACCAAGTCTCCTTCAAAATTATCTTTTTCGCGGGCTCAGAATTCTTTTTGTTTTCGAGCTTCAACGGCAAGGAGAGGCTGAGCCGGCCAGGCACCCTACATCCCCTTCCACCAAGTATACCAACCTGTCTTCAATTACCCGAGAACTTCCTCGTCTTGTGATCGACCCTCGGCCACATACAAGTTTTGGTCATCACACATAGACAGCCCTTTCTCCGATTGCCACACTAGACTGTCGAGAATGAACAGCGCTCAAGCACAGGATCTTATTCTCCAGCCTTCCGGGCCCTTTCGCGTATGCCGTCCCAGTCTACCCATGATGAACCAGAATGAGGACCTCTATTCAGTCGAGAATGAGGTGTCTTGGAGTCCAGAAGCAAGAGAGCGACACATCATGCGTACAAGCTTGTTGTTCGCGCGGTTAAGAGCCCAAACAGATGTAGAGAAAGAGGTTTGACGGGAAACGGAAAACCCTTCGATGAGTGATACCGGCCAACGGAGAACAGAGCATTAAAATCGTGGGCGGAAGCTGCAGGAACACGAAGCTGAAACACTCCAAGATGATATCAGCAAGGCTCTCTAGATTATGTTATCAAGTTCTATGTTTAGCCATATTCCACGCGCAGCGCACTAAGCCAACATGGTCTAGGTTCTATTGATCTCTAGGGCAAGAAGGGTTCCTGACAGTTTCGACCTCCAGAGAATATGTATGCCTATGATACAAACTTTCCCAATTGTCTGGATTTCGCCGACGAACAACTTCCACCTTAAGTCCGGATGGCATGTCCGAGCATTATTTGTTTCGCTTTCCTCATTTCAGTGTCAATTCAACTCTGCACTTACAAACTGTGTCCGTATGCTTGTAGGGGTTTGAGCCCACCTTCGAACCCTGCTCGAGGCAGGATATTCTAAGCTTCTCTGAACGATGTCCTTGACCCAGATGAATTGACAAGTTAGGAGCGAGTCACAAAACCCGCGTTATCGAATGCCATTGTAAGTAGGGTTGCTGCTTCCGCTCATGTAACAACGTCACGTGGTCGATTCACAGTCCTGGGGGCGGAACCCAAACTCACACGACAGAGTATTGACTTGGTGACACGCTGAATACGTCAGGCCGTAGCAGATGAAGGGATAATTATATATGCTGAACGCCAAACATGGACTGTGTGAGCATGCCTGCCTGCTCTTGGGCGAAGCAAGACTTAAACGTAGCATAACTCACCCATCCGACCATCTCCGTGTCGTGGCCTATGGGGGATGAATGATATATGAATGCCACCTAATCCAACGAAAGGAGATTTAAATCCCCTTGTTTCCAGAACGCCAGGGCAACCTTGCTCTCCACCTGCCTCCCTTCTGAAGCGTTTTCTTTCCTGTTCCGAGCAGGTCGTACATCCGATGTTGTGTGATGCCGTACAAGTACACGGGTGGTTGCGCCGTCGTCTCTTCATCCTCTGTTCATGATCATCGTCGCGGTCGACACAGGAGCCCAGCCCGGACCGCTCGTATTAAATGGGAAGTTGGTGCGTGTGGCGCGGATCCTCGTCTACATGACGGAGCACTCGCCCTCCTGTTGCTTGCCGATCTTGCTGCGCGAGATGCGCTCCCGCTGACGAGggccgcccttgccggcGCGTTTGAGGTCCTCGAGACGCTCACGGGCCTTGGGGAAATCCTGGGCTGCGGGGAGCGGTCAACAAGAGCTTGTCGTGAACAGATGCATCGTACTTACCAGCCGCTCTCCAGTACCAACGCTTTGCGTCCTCCATGTTAGCCGGCACACCGATGCCCACTTCGGTGAAGTAGCCCATCGCGTACTCAGCCTTTGCCAGACCAGCTGTAGCAGCCTTGCGGGCCCACAAATACGCCTCCGTGTCGCTCTGCTGCAAGACGTTATCGCTGCCGGTGAGATACCAACCACTAAGCGACAACTCGGATTGATGCTCGCCCTGCTGGGCTGCACGCGAGTACCACATGATGGACTGCCGGGGATCCACGGGGCAACCCATCAAGCCGTACTCGAACGCACAGCCCAGGCGATACTGTGAGAATTTATAGCCAAGATCAGCCGCCTGCCTGAAGAGAGTAAACGCGTACgcctcatccttgatgaTTGCATCATTGGGGGCAGCCGATTCGTACAACAAGCCCAGCTCGTGCAAGGCGTGAGGATTCTCGGCATCAGCCCGTTCAGCTGCCCTCTTCAGCCATCCAACAGCCTCGCGGGGGTTCTTttgctggccgagaaggccctTCAGAAGGATCATGCCGACTTTGTACATGGCAGGCGTGTCTCCGAGAGTAGCGGCTCTCTTATACCACTGAATCGCTTTCAGAGGATCCTTTCTggtgccgccgccttcttcgtgACCAATCTCGCAGCACACCGCCGTCCGGtaggccgccgccgcgtgcCCGAGCTTAGCAGCCGATTGGTACAGCGTAAAGGCCTCCTTGTTATCGGGCTCCAGCCCGAACAAGCCACGACCCAGGCAATCGGCAAAGAAGAACATGGCCTCGGGATTTTGCGCGCTCGAAAGCTTCTTGAGAATTTTGTTGGCATCGGCGAGATACCTCTCGCGGCCGCGGGTCCTCATCTTAGGATCTGCGAGGGCAGGGGCCAGAACATCGGCAGCTTCCACAAGTCTCTTTGCCAGCCTCAAGGCGGACTCCTGGTCGTTCGGGTTGGACTTGATGGTCTGTCGCAATCGCTCTAGTTCCTCTTGGGTAACGGGTGTGGTGATGTCTTGCAGCGAGGACTTGCTCGGTTGGTGAGGCAGCAtttgctgctgcggcggggGCGCACCGCCAGGACCCGCGGGAGGCGTCGGCACGTTGGACGCGCCGCTATAGTTGCGGATCGGCGCAGGCTTGTCGTTCATGTTGACCATCGAGTTAGGCATGTGGCCAGGTCGCACGGGAGCTGGGTGCGATGGAAGACTGTCGGGGCCGCGGTTGGGCGAAGGGCCCTGGGGCATGCCAGGACGCCCCATCTGGGGGTTTTGCGGCTGGTCCCAGCCGTTCTGTCCGTTGTAAGCTTCCTGGTACCCGTTGTCCATCGGTGGCATCGGCGGGGCATCACCAGCCATCTCGAACACGGCCTGCTGCGATTGCCTCAAATCGGGTTGCGACTTTGTCCGGCTCATCTCGGGCACGCGCTTGGCACCTGGCTGGGTGTGCTGGGCGATGCCGGGCCTCATGTGCTGGTCGAAGGATTCGCGAGGGCCATTGGCTGGCGCCGCGTTAAAGTCGGGAACGTCGTGCTGGGCGTAGCTTGCGTTGCTCTGGTTGCTCATGCGCGTGGAATGGTAATACGCATCGTAGACATCGCCAAAGGACGCTCTAGTATCCCGGTATGGGTCCTGGCCGCCATCGTACTCACCACCATATCCGCCATGTTGAAGGGGTggttgct
Protein-coding regions in this window:
- a CDS encoding SKT5 protein, producing the protein MAGYPGQRPYGGGPPAPRPGPGSAPPSRGPPPQQYDNYQQDAYGYDYYDDGGYGPEYGGQYQDPNYARGPPPPNQGYPPQDYYAGGPGTNGPPRGGRPPQMGRGGPIPRPPTADGTRGAHPPRGGPGGRGGFPMGRGGRPAQYERSANSEPTPNRHRPQDPGPLSPPGPQGFGGAFPAFPGQGRKTDLDAEAAILNKMAGMDITGSQRPSGPPNGRVPPPRDPRRGPDPGYGPDLRGDGYGPPGPPRDDFGPPSRSMTMPVNDGSQRRAPPPRMDPYGGGPPGPPRNGVPPRPSTAQGNRPPPQRMYPPNPMPQPPLHQPQQHHQHQQPPLQHGGYGGEYDGGQDPYRDTRASFGDVYDAYYHSTRMSNQSNASYAQHDVPDFNAAPANGPRESFDQHMRPGIAQHTQPGAKRVPEMSRTKSQPDLRQSQQAVFEMAGDAPPMPPMDNGYQEAYNGQNGWDQPQNPQMGRPGMPQGPSPNRGPDSLPSHPAPVRPGHMPNSMVNMNDKPAPIRNYSGASNVPTPPAGPGGAPPPQQQMLPHQPSKSSLQDITTPVTQEELERLRQTIKSNPNDQESALRLAKRLVEAADVLAPALADPKMRTRGRERYLADANKILKKLSSAQNPEAMFFFADCLGRGLFGLEPDNKEAFTLYQSAAKLGHAAAAYRTAVCCEIGHEEGGGTRKDPLKAIQWYKRAATLGDTPAMYKVGMILLKGLLGQQKNPREAVGWLKRAAERADAENPHALHELGLLYESAAPNDAIIKDEAYAFTLFRQAADLGYKFSQYRLGCAFEYGLMGCPVDPRQSIMWYSRAAQQGEHQSELSLSGWYLTGSDNVLQQSDTEAYLWARKAATAGLAKAEYAMGYFTEVGIGVPANMEDAKRWYWRAAAQDFPKARERLEDLKRAGKGGPRQRERISRSKIGKQQEGECSVM